In one Corallococcus sp. EGB genomic region, the following are encoded:
- a CDS encoding DUF421 domain-containing protein has product MSPFDFVAAVAVGAIVGRVPNADTTSYLEGAITLVTLLAAHRLLMWLRFRPGFARLIDHSPRVLVTRGEVRGRELRRCGLTAEDLHSLLRQQGVGDLESVRYAIYEKRGQLPVIRQGGPDGGGPPPLVEDVVARQ; this is encoded by the coding sequence ATGTCACCCTTTGACTTCGTCGCGGCCGTCGCCGTGGGCGCCATCGTCGGACGCGTCCCGAACGCGGACACGACCAGCTACCTGGAGGGTGCAATCACCCTGGTGACCCTGCTGGCCGCGCACCGGCTGCTCATGTGGCTGCGGTTCCGTCCCGGCTTCGCACGGCTCATTGACCATTCTCCCCGGGTGCTGGTGACGCGAGGGGAGGTGCGCGGGCGGGAGCTGCGGCGGTGCGGGTTGACCGCGGAGGATCTGCACAGCCTGCTGCGCCAGCAGGGCGTGGGCGACCTCGAGTCCGTGCGATACGCCATCTACGAGAAGCGCGGCCAGCTCCCCGTCATCCGCCAGGGCGGCCCGGACGGCGGCGGGCCGCCCCCGCTGGTGGAGGACGTCGTGGCACGGCAATGA
- a CDS encoding 4-hydroxy-3-methylbut-2-enyl diphosphate reductase: MTSRLSPWLTLAVMFLALPVLAADAQRTGTWGASVKEQQLYLSLHPKDRPDSQHGFSAPLSDFQGLSTADGSSAPFKLVREAGTFDFEGRFNDGQGVGTWRFSPDASFPKKLADLGIPKPDADEQFLLACVNAGLQRVQGLAAVGQKVTTVDELVHVGIFNVTPEYVRAMAAEGYPKLTIQQLVSSRIHNVTPERIQGFAALGFKGLPMDTLMSMSIHGVTPDFIREMRGLGFPDLSADNLISMRIHGVTPAFVKEMRGLGYTNATADDFVSMRIHGIDSIFVRSMSKQRK, from the coding sequence ATGACGTCGCGCCTGTCTCCGTGGCTCACCCTGGCCGTGATGTTCCTCGCCCTCCCCGTCCTCGCCGCCGACGCGCAGCGCACCGGCACGTGGGGCGCGTCCGTGAAGGAGCAGCAGCTGTACCTGTCATTGCATCCCAAGGACCGTCCCGATTCGCAGCACGGCTTCTCCGCTCCCCTGTCCGACTTCCAGGGGCTCTCCACGGCGGACGGAAGCAGCGCCCCCTTCAAGCTGGTGCGTGAGGCGGGGACGTTCGACTTCGAGGGCCGCTTCAACGACGGACAGGGCGTGGGCACCTGGCGCTTCAGCCCGGACGCAAGCTTCCCGAAGAAGCTGGCGGACCTGGGCATTCCCAAGCCCGACGCGGACGAACAATTCCTCCTGGCTTGCGTGAACGCCGGCCTCCAGCGCGTCCAGGGGCTCGCGGCGGTGGGCCAGAAGGTGACCACCGTGGATGAGCTGGTCCACGTGGGCATCTTCAACGTGACGCCGGAATACGTCCGGGCCATGGCCGCGGAGGGCTACCCGAAGCTGACGATCCAGCAGCTGGTGAGCTCGCGCATCCACAACGTCACGCCGGAGCGCATCCAGGGCTTCGCGGCGCTGGGCTTCAAGGGCCTGCCGATGGACACGCTCATGTCCATGTCCATCCACGGCGTGACGCCGGACTTCATCCGCGAGATGCGCGGCCTGGGCTTCCCGGACCTGAGCGCGGACAACCTGATCTCCATGCGCATCCACGGCGTCACGCCCGCCTTCGTGAAGGAGATGCGCGGCCTGGGCTACACGAACGCCACCGCGGACGACTTCGTCTCCATGCGCATCCACGGCATCGACTCCATCTTCGTCCGCTCGATGTCGAAGCAGCGCAAGTAG
- a CDS encoding helix-turn-helix transcriptional regulator, with protein MVQSQAALDRTFAALSDPTRRAILLRLGGGAGASIGSLSEHFEMTLTGFQKHVRILEEAGLVTTEKVGRVRHCRLGPKRLEDVARWMDTYRTLLEQRLDHLEDFLERTKGTP; from the coding sequence ATGGTTCAGTCTCAAGCCGCCCTCGACCGTACCTTCGCGGCGCTGTCGGACCCGACGCGCCGGGCCATCCTCCTGCGACTGGGGGGCGGGGCCGGTGCGTCCATCGGCAGCCTGTCCGAACACTTCGAGATGACGCTCACGGGCTTCCAGAAGCACGTGCGCATCCTGGAGGAGGCAGGGCTCGTCACGACGGAGAAGGTCGGACGGGTGCGCCACTGCAGGCTCGGGCCCAAGCGGCTGGAGGACGTGGCCAGGTGGATGGACACGTACCGGACCTTGCTGGAGCAGCGCCTGGATCACCTCGAGGACTTCCTCGAGCGAACGAAAGGAACACCATGA
- a CDS encoding SRPBCC family protein — MTTQVASSPKALVTQTSERELRIERIFNASRERVWRAMTDPALVAQWWGRGNKVVVERMDVQRGGHWRFVEHAPDGSTHGFEGRYRELKPMELIEQTFEWDGAPGHVTVETMTLEDLGDGRTKLVTRSLFHTAEDLQGMVGAGMEQGLNETYAALDRLLARPH, encoded by the coding sequence ATGACGACCCAAGTCGCGAGTTCACCCAAGGCCCTCGTCACCCAGACCTCGGAGCGGGAGCTGCGCATCGAGCGCATCTTCAACGCGTCCCGAGAGCGGGTGTGGAGGGCGATGACCGACCCTGCGCTCGTCGCCCAGTGGTGGGGCCGGGGCAACAAGGTGGTCGTCGAGCGCATGGACGTCCAGCGCGGCGGCCACTGGCGCTTCGTCGAGCACGCGCCCGACGGCAGCACGCACGGCTTCGAGGGGCGCTACCGCGAGCTGAAGCCCATGGAGCTCATCGAACAGACCTTCGAGTGGGACGGCGCGCCCGGCCACGTGACCGTGGAGACGATGACCCTGGAGGACCTGGGCGACGGGCGCACGAAGCTCGTCACCCGGTCGCTGTTCCACACCGCCGAGGACCTCCAGGGCATGGTCGGCGCCGGCATGGAGCAGGGCCTCAACGAGACCTA